A region of Natribaculum luteum DNA encodes the following proteins:
- a CDS encoding RNA-guided endonuclease InsQ/TnpB family protein, with protein MAIEVTRTYVGSIQNHQQVSDGLDSLGDSASKIWNVARWTADRIWEVTGEIPDDGTLKAYMKNQPCWKDLNAQSSQKVIEELSDAFQSWFDLRHKDDEANPPGYRKHGNTRPRSTVTFKADGFKHDPENNRVRLSKGSNLKENWSDFILCEYQTRPDVDLTEVNSVQNVRAVWNGDEWELHFVCKVELETNDSSGDGVAGIDLGIKNIATVAYPDEYVLYPGNSLKQDKHYFKRAEYDTEGENGPSEKSRWARRKLADRETHFYHVLTDTIITECVERGVGTLAVSWPEDVRESDWGKTGNKKLHSWAFDRIYQYLEYKGEIRGVEVLKENEWETSKTCSRCGDDTKSNRVERGLYVCSSCELVGNADCNGAENMRQKITPSPHGEDRSNGCVAQPSVHLFDRESGTFNTREQAVS; from the coding sequence ATGGCGATTGAGGTCACGCGCACCTACGTTGGTTCCATCCAGAACCACCAACAGGTCAGCGATGGTCTCGATTCGCTCGGCGACTCCGCCTCGAAGATCTGGAACGTCGCACGCTGGACAGCTGATCGTATCTGGGAGGTAACCGGCGAAATCCCCGATGACGGAACGCTGAAAGCGTACATGAAGAACCAACCCTGCTGGAAAGACCTGAACGCACAATCCAGTCAGAAAGTCATCGAAGAACTTTCTGACGCTTTTCAGTCGTGGTTCGACCTGCGACACAAGGACGACGAGGCGAATCCGCCCGGCTACCGCAAACATGGCAACACACGCCCCAGGAGTACGGTCACGTTCAAGGCAGACGGGTTCAAACACGATCCAGAGAACAACCGCGTCCGCCTCTCGAAAGGCTCGAACCTGAAAGAGAACTGGTCGGACTTCATCCTCTGCGAGTACCAGACACGCCCAGACGTTGACCTCACAGAAGTCAACAGCGTGCAGAACGTTCGAGCCGTCTGGAACGGCGACGAGTGGGAACTGCACTTCGTCTGCAAAGTCGAACTCGAAACCAACGACTCATCAGGAGATGGCGTGGCAGGGATCGACCTCGGCATCAAGAACATCGCCACGGTCGCGTACCCCGACGAGTACGTCCTGTACCCCGGCAACTCGCTCAAACAGGACAAGCACTACTTCAAACGTGCCGAGTACGACACCGAAGGGGAGAACGGCCCCTCGGAGAAGTCGAGGTGGGCACGCCGGAAACTCGCTGACCGAGAGACACACTTCTACCACGTTCTCACGGACACCATCATCACGGAGTGTGTCGAACGCGGTGTTGGCACGCTCGCGGTGAGTTGGCCCGAAGACGTGCGAGAGTCCGACTGGGGCAAGACCGGTAACAAGAAGTTGCACTCGTGGGCGTTTGACCGTATCTACCAGTACCTCGAATACAAGGGCGAGATTCGTGGTGTCGAGGTGCTGAAAGAGAACGAGTGGGAGACGTCGAAGACCTGCTCACGGTGTGGAGACGACACGAAATCAAACCGGGTCGAACGTGGGCTGTACGTCTGCTCGTCGTGCGAGTTGGTCGGGAACGCGGATTGTAACGGGGCGGAGAATATGCGTCAGAAGATAACTCCGAGTCCTCACGGTGAGGATAGGAGTAACGGCTGTGTGGCACAGCCATCGGTACACCTGTTCGACCGCGAGAGCGGGACGTTCAACACGAGAGAACAGGCCGTATCGTAG
- the cofG gene encoding 7,8-didemethyl-8-hydroxy-5-deazariboflavin synthase subunit CofG produces the protein MIPGAAEYGVDVTIEDEDRERLLEVTPADVTAAPELSFSRNVFVPLTTACRYTCTYCTYFDPPGEASLLSLEEVREICRRGADAGCTEALFTFGDDPDDRYTAVYDQLEEWGHDSIHTYLREACEVALEEGVLPHANPGDQTREEMAAVADVNASMGVMLETTAEVDAHAGPRRKEPGQRLRTIRNAGELDVAFTTGILVGIGESWRDRAESLLAIRELHERYDHVQEVIVQPVVDNDRWRSGTPDLETMRRVTAMARHTLPEEVSVQVPPNLAPARDLVDCGIDDLGGVSPVTDDHVNPDYAWPALRELESIADDAGVPLHERLPVYERFLPPALRTDGFDGRPADADREWLSPRIHEALAADDEAGRRYRNVLESGEP, from the coding sequence ATGATTCCCGGGGCAGCCGAGTACGGCGTCGACGTGACGATCGAAGACGAGGACCGCGAGCGACTGCTCGAAGTCACGCCGGCCGACGTCACCGCCGCCCCGGAGCTATCGTTTTCCCGGAACGTCTTCGTCCCGCTGACGACGGCGTGTCGCTACACCTGCACCTACTGCACCTACTTCGACCCGCCCGGCGAGGCGTCGCTGCTCAGCCTCGAGGAGGTCCGGGAGATCTGTCGGCGGGGGGCCGACGCGGGCTGTACGGAGGCGCTTTTCACGTTCGGTGACGACCCCGACGACCGCTACACCGCCGTCTACGACCAGCTCGAGGAGTGGGGCCACGACTCGATCCACACCTACCTGCGGGAGGCCTGCGAGGTCGCCCTGGAGGAGGGCGTGCTCCCGCACGCCAATCCCGGCGACCAGACGCGCGAGGAGATGGCGGCGGTCGCGGACGTCAACGCGAGCATGGGCGTGATGCTCGAGACGACCGCCGAGGTGGACGCACACGCGGGCCCACGCCGCAAGGAACCGGGCCAGCGGCTGCGGACGATCCGGAACGCGGGCGAGCTCGACGTCGCGTTCACGACCGGCATCCTCGTCGGGATCGGCGAGTCCTGGCGCGATCGGGCGGAGAGCCTGCTCGCGATTCGCGAGTTACACGAGCGATACGACCACGTCCAGGAGGTGATCGTCCAGCCCGTCGTGGACAACGACCGCTGGCGCAGCGGGACGCCCGACCTCGAGACGATGCGTCGGGTGACGGCGATGGCCCGCCACACCCTCCCCGAGGAGGTGTCCGTGCAGGTGCCGCCGAATCTCGCGCCCGCCCGCGACCTCGTCGACTGTGGGATCGACGACCTCGGCGGCGTCTCGCCCGTCACCGACGACCACGTCAACCCCGACTACGCCTGGCCCGCCCTGCGAGAACTCGAGTCGATCGCCGACGACGCCGGCGTTCCGCTTCACGAACGACTGCCCGTCTACGAGCGGTTCCTGCCGCCAGCGTTGCGCACGGACGGGTTCGACGGCCGTCCGGCCGACGCCGACCGCGAGTGGCTCTCGCCGCGGATCCACGAGGCGCTCGCGGCCGACGACGAGGCCGGGAGGCGGTACCGGAACGTCCTCGAGAGCGGCGAGCCCTGA
- a CDS encoding GldG family protein codes for MSVRSRFVVFAAVVLVTVAGVGVAGLVTEQGATERPTVDQQQFQPSAIDAPTVDRGGAITYDDDGESKTVVIDVAHSNDVAEEDLEPVVSALTAGGHTVQYHESSDDFDSEPAARLNETLRGADALIVVDPGTRYTAEEAAGVSAFADAGGRVLFAAGPDSGGLGGLLGLLIGAQPTNGEFASVTSPVGIAYDTGYLYNMEEYENNYKSIYATPSSDSELTDGVDRVVFDSPTQVVADGQTLLTTLEGTEHSETREAGEYGVVARSGNAIAVGDPGFMSSQNYNRADNDVLLGNVLEFLVTGEKEAGVPEEPSTERDTVPQSGSSAPRVPGE; via the coding sequence GTGAGCGTTCGCTCTCGATTCGTCGTCTTCGCCGCCGTCGTGCTCGTCACCGTCGCCGGCGTCGGCGTGGCCGGACTCGTCACCGAGCAAGGTGCGACGGAACGACCGACGGTGGATCAACAACAGTTCCAGCCGAGCGCGATCGACGCGCCGACCGTCGACCGTGGCGGGGCGATCACCTACGACGACGACGGCGAGTCCAAGACCGTCGTGATCGACGTCGCCCACTCGAACGACGTCGCCGAGGAAGACCTCGAGCCAGTCGTCTCCGCGCTGACCGCGGGCGGCCACACCGTGCAGTACCACGAGTCGTCGGACGACTTCGACAGCGAACCCGCCGCACGGCTCAACGAGACGCTGCGCGGTGCCGACGCGCTGATCGTCGTCGATCCCGGAACGCGCTACACCGCCGAGGAAGCCGCCGGCGTGAGCGCGTTCGCCGACGCCGGCGGGCGCGTGCTGTTCGCTGCCGGGCCAGACTCGGGTGGCCTCGGGGGACTGCTCGGGCTACTCATCGGCGCTCAGCCGACCAACGGCGAGTTCGCTTCCGTCACCTCGCCCGTCGGCATCGCCTACGACACCGGCTACCTCTACAACATGGAGGAGTACGAGAACAACTACAAGTCGATCTACGCGACCCCGTCGAGCGACTCCGAGTTAACCGACGGCGTCGATCGCGTCGTCTTCGATAGTCCGACCCAGGTCGTCGCAGACGGCCAGACGCTGCTCACGACACTCGAGGGAACGGAACACTCCGAAACCCGGGAGGCAGGCGAGTACGGCGTCGTCGCACGGAGCGGGAACGCGATCGCAGTCGGCGATCCCGGCTTCATGTCCAGCCAGAACTACAACCGCGCGGACAACGACGTCCTGCTCGGGAACGTCCTCGAGTTCCTCGTGACCGGCGAGAAAGAAGCCGGCGTCCCAGAGGAGCCGAGCACCGAGAGAGACACCGTCCCGCAGTCGGGATCGAGTGCACCTCGCGTGCCGGGCGAATAG
- a CDS encoding S49 family peptidase codes for MSSTLATLRNLLGAVAKSYVTVVIVALLVGASMAPVVWGMTSNPDGTVAVIEVDSSLSESSAERITDDLREARQNDSIDAVVLEVDSPGGGVSASEGLYLAVERTAEEMPVVTSVESTAASGAYYMIAPSDEIYVKPGSIVGSIGVRATYLDVPPTDQEITTGPDKNGGGTEDEYEAQVEMMRQAFVGTVTEHRGDELTLSETELAYAKVYTGIESVENGLADDVGDTEVAVGAAADEAGLEDYDVVEMESEPLSGLSVIIGGESGDRQVASGVHPQTFGQYGAVNTPTFLALWGSVDDERVVASTALERSVANETGGDRP; via the coding sequence ATGAGCTCAACACTTGCCACCCTGCGGAACCTGCTGGGGGCCGTCGCGAAGTCGTACGTGACGGTCGTCATCGTCGCCCTCCTCGTCGGTGCCAGCATGGCACCGGTCGTCTGGGGGATGACGAGCAACCCGGACGGAACAGTCGCGGTAATCGAAGTCGATTCGTCACTCTCCGAATCGTCCGCCGAGCGGATCACGGACGACCTGCGCGAGGCGCGACAGAACGACTCGATCGACGCAGTCGTATTAGAGGTCGACAGCCCCGGTGGTGGCGTCAGCGCGAGCGAGGGACTCTACCTCGCGGTCGAGCGCACCGCCGAGGAGATGCCCGTCGTCACGAGCGTCGAGTCGACGGCGGCCTCGGGCGCCTACTACATGATCGCACCCAGCGACGAGATTTACGTCAAGCCCGGCTCGATCGTCGGGAGCATCGGCGTGCGAGCGACGTACCTCGACGTGCCGCCGACTGACCAGGAGATCACGACCGGTCCCGACAAGAACGGCGGCGGCACCGAAGACGAGTACGAGGCACAGGTCGAGATGATGCGCCAGGCGTTCGTCGGGACCGTCACCGAACACCGCGGCGACGAGTTGACGCTCTCGGAGACGGAACTCGCGTACGCGAAAGTCTACACCGGCATCGAGAGCGTCGAGAACGGACTCGCAGACGACGTCGGCGACACCGAGGTCGCGGTCGGTGCCGCCGCAGACGAGGCCGGCCTCGAGGACTACGACGTCGTCGAGATGGAAAGCGAACCGCTCTCGGGTCTCTCGGTGATCATCGGCGGTGAGAGCGGCGACCGGCAGGTCGCGTCCGGCGTTCACCCACAGACCTTCGGCCAGTACGGCGCCGTCAACACGCCCACGTTCCTCGCGCTGTGGGGATCGGTCGACGACGAACGGGTCGTCGCCTCGACTGCGCTCGAGCGTTCTGTGGCCAACGAGACCGGGGGTGATCGCCCGTGA
- the cofH gene encoding 7,8-didemethyl-8-hydroxy-5-deazariboflavin synthase subunit CofH, with protein sequence MDQPVTEGDLEFEHVPETDQSFENALEKARDGDRLTVDDGIELLTTGTDVEGIDRTRKEQVLEAADQRRREVVGEEVTFVANLNNNVTTACNVGCLFCNFKDAAHTFESDYDGETAGFTKTPADSREIVRDAVSRGIYEVTSVSGLHPALALDDEHREILEAHPNPKEINYVPPEAYETDPGTYVEQIDAMSVDGVHVHSMTPEEIDHARRGTDWSYEDVYRRLRDAGLDTVPGTAAEILVDEVRDVICPGKIDTGEWLEAMEAAAAVGLDATATIMYGHVENEAHRVRHLKRVRDLQERVDGAITEFVPLSFIHQNTPLFEHDVVSGGASRDEDELMIAVSRLFLDNIDHIQSSWVKYGDEGGLKMLSCGADDFMGTILSEEITKRAGGEYGEFRSFADYVELITSIGRIPVERSTDYETRRVIDPDDPPFGPQLGPKADGTPLLESDERPLPADD encoded by the coding sequence ATGGACCAACCGGTAACGGAGGGGGACCTCGAGTTCGAACACGTTCCCGAGACCGACCAGTCGTTCGAGAACGCCCTCGAGAAGGCACGAGACGGCGACCGACTCACCGTCGACGACGGGATCGAACTGCTGACGACGGGGACCGACGTCGAGGGAATCGACCGGACGCGCAAAGAGCAGGTGCTCGAGGCGGCAGACCAGCGCCGTCGGGAGGTCGTCGGCGAGGAGGTCACGTTCGTCGCGAACCTGAACAACAACGTCACGACCGCGTGTAACGTGGGCTGTCTGTTCTGCAACTTCAAAGACGCAGCCCACACGTTCGAGAGCGACTACGACGGCGAGACCGCCGGCTTCACGAAGACGCCGGCCGACTCCCGCGAGATCGTCCGCGACGCCGTCTCTCGGGGCATCTACGAGGTCACGTCCGTCTCCGGACTGCACCCGGCGCTGGCCCTCGACGACGAGCACCGCGAGATACTCGAGGCTCACCCGAATCCGAAGGAGATCAACTACGTCCCGCCCGAGGCCTACGAGACCGACCCCGGAACCTACGTCGAGCAGATCGACGCGATGAGCGTCGACGGCGTGCACGTCCACTCGATGACGCCCGAGGAGATCGACCACGCCCGCCGCGGCACCGACTGGAGCTACGAGGACGTCTACCGCCGCCTGCGGGATGCGGGTCTCGACACCGTGCCCGGCACCGCAGCGGAGATCCTCGTCGACGAGGTCCGCGACGTGATCTGTCCCGGCAAGATCGACACGGGCGAGTGGCTCGAGGCGATGGAGGCCGCCGCCGCCGTCGGCCTCGACGCGACGGCGACGATCATGTACGGCCACGTCGAGAACGAGGCCCACCGCGTCCGTCACCTGAAGCGGGTTCGCGACCTCCAGGAGCGCGTCGACGGCGCGATCACGGAGTTCGTCCCCCTCTCCTTTATCCACCAGAACACCCCGCTTTTCGAACACGACGTCGTCTCCGGTGGCGCGTCCCGCGACGAGGACGAACTCATGATCGCCGTCTCGAGGCTCTTCCTCGACAATATCGACCACATCCAGTCCTCCTGGGTGAAGTACGGCGACGAGGGTGGACTGAAGATGCTCTCGTGTGGGGCGGACGACTTCATGGGGACGATCCTCTCCGAGGAGATCACGAAACGCGCCGGCGGCGAGTACGGCGAGTTTCGGTCGTTCGCCGACTACGTCGAACTGATCACCTCGATCGGCCGGATTCCGGTCGAGCGCTCGACCGACTACGAGACCCGACGGGTGATCGATCCCGACGACCCGCCGTTTGGCCCACAGCTCGGTCCGAAAGCCGACGGCACGCCGCTGCTCGAGTCCGACGAGCGGCCGCTCCCGGCCGACGACTGA
- a CDS encoding phosphoribosylaminoimidazolesuccinocarboxamide synthase, whose translation MTSVKEFRIEEEATADSLGQGSFVFTDDYSVFDWGKMPDQIPDKGASLCTMGAFNFELLEDAGVPTHYRGVVEDGEVVALDDATRPPQEMAIDLTQVPDLPHEGRDYDYEAYHESAGKNYLVPLEIVFRNRVPVGSSLRRRTEPDDHGLAFDEWPDEAVDLEEPIVEFSTKYEEGDRYLDREEADYIAGKASIADLEDVAREVNRVVTEQADAAGLVHEDGKIECLYYDGASAAADGEREPANGEIRVADVVGTFDENRFSYEGTQLSKEVLRQYHKRTQPAWVDAVKDAKAEAKAKDVADWKSLCEVEPEPLDEAVVETARDMYCAGTNAYTGREIFDAPPLSSAIGSVRGL comes from the coding sequence ATGACGAGTGTCAAAGAGTTCCGCATCGAGGAGGAGGCGACGGCGGACTCGCTGGGCCAGGGATCGTTCGTCTTCACCGACGACTACTCGGTGTTCGACTGGGGCAAGATGCCCGACCAGATCCCCGACAAGGGCGCGAGTCTCTGTACCATGGGCGCGTTCAACTTCGAACTGCTCGAGGACGCGGGCGTCCCGACCCACTACCGGGGAGTCGTCGAAGACGGCGAGGTCGTAGCCCTCGATGACGCCACCCGGCCGCCCCAGGAGATGGCGATCGACCTGACGCAGGTGCCGGATCTCCCCCACGAGGGCCGGGACTACGACTACGAGGCCTACCACGAGTCCGCGGGCAAGAACTACCTCGTCCCCCTCGAGATCGTCTTCCGCAACCGCGTGCCCGTCGGCTCGAGTCTCCGGCGGCGAACCGAACCCGACGACCACGGCCTCGCGTTCGACGAGTGGCCAGACGAGGCGGTCGACCTCGAGGAGCCGATCGTCGAGTTCTCCACGAAGTACGAGGAGGGCGACCGCTACCTCGACCGCGAGGAGGCCGATTACATCGCCGGGAAGGCGTCGATCGCCGACCTTGAGGACGTCGCCCGCGAGGTAAACCGCGTCGTCACGGAGCAGGCCGACGCGGCGGGGCTGGTCCACGAGGACGGCAAGATCGAGTGTCTCTATTACGATGGGGCGTCCGCTGCCGCCGACGGTGAGCGGGAGCCCGCGAACGGCGAGATCCGGGTGGCGGACGTCGTCGGGACCTTCGACGAGAACCGCTTCAGTTACGAGGGCACGCAGCTGTCGAAGGAAGTGCTCCGACAGTACCACAAGCGCACGCAGCCGGCGTGGGTCGACGCGGTGAAAGACGCGAAAGCGGAGGCGAAAGCGAAAGACGTCGCCGACTGGAAGTCGCTGTGTGAGGTCGAGCCCGAACCGCTCGACGAGGCGGTCGTCGAGACCGCTCGAGACATGTACTGTGCCGGGACGAACGCGTACACCGGCCGCGAGATCTTCGACGCGCCGCCGCTCTCGAGTGCGATCGGGTCGGTCCGGGGGCTGTAG
- a CDS encoding ubiquitin-like small modifier protein 1: protein MEITVYGPLRSATGEKTVSLAFDGDTVADAVEAFVDAYPRARGHLYDGDELRPSVRISLEGNRVALETPCPADASLTVVPAVQGG from the coding sequence ATGGAGATCACGGTCTACGGTCCGCTTCGGAGTGCGACCGGCGAGAAGACGGTCAGTCTCGCGTTCGACGGCGACACCGTCGCCGACGCGGTCGAGGCGTTCGTCGACGCCTACCCACGAGCGAGAGGACACCTCTACGACGGCGACGAGTTGCGCCCGAGCGTCAGGATCTCGCTCGAGGGCAACCGCGTGGCTCTCGAGACGCCATGTCCCGCGGACGCCTCGCTGACGGTGGTTCCCGCGGTTCAGGGCGGTTGA
- a CDS encoding acetamidase/formamidase family protein, with product MAQQEVQQELFVDQYTLGLVGPDQEWAGTVADGGTIETYTPPACWGPMITPKFRGGHEVTRPIRVENAEVGDAVALTIREVEVTSLATSTGSMTEREEAFGDDPFVDHRCPECGTEWPETVVEGTGEDAIRCAECGANASSFGFEYGFTVAFDDDHTVGVTMDEDAAHELAEDAHEVMDVPENSRQHPIVLYEPSEMPGTLGRLRPFIGNVGTTPPVEMPDSHNAGDFGQYLIGADHDWGLESEEDLGQRTDGHMDVSEVRAGATLICPVKIDGAGVYVGDLHANQGDGELSLHTTDVSGTVRMDVEVIEGLELDGPILLPNAEDLPYISEPYSDDELETGRDLAADHGVDLVEEMGPIQVIGSGATINDATQNAFDRAGDLLGMSEGEVRARCTFTGGVQVGRLPGVVQLDVLAPMAVLEERGIAHLVRDQYDL from the coding sequence ATGGCACAACAAGAAGTCCAGCAAGAGCTGTTCGTCGACCAGTACACGCTCGGTCTGGTCGGTCCGGACCAGGAGTGGGCAGGGACGGTCGCGGACGGTGGAACGATCGAGACGTACACGCCGCCGGCGTGCTGGGGACCGATGATCACGCCGAAGTTCCGCGGCGGCCACGAGGTGACCCGGCCGATCCGCGTCGAGAACGCCGAGGTCGGCGACGCCGTCGCGCTCACGATCAGGGAGGTCGAGGTGACGAGCCTCGCGACGAGTACGGGCTCGATGACCGAACGGGAGGAGGCGTTCGGCGACGATCCGTTCGTCGATCACCGCTGTCCCGAGTGTGGCACGGAATGGCCGGAGACGGTCGTCGAGGGAACCGGCGAGGACGCGATCCGCTGTGCGGAGTGTGGCGCGAACGCCTCCTCCTTTGGCTTCGAGTACGGCTTCACCGTCGCCTTCGACGACGACCACACCGTCGGCGTGACGATGGACGAAGACGCAGCACACGAACTCGCCGAGGACGCCCACGAGGTGATGGACGTCCCCGAGAACTCCCGTCAACACCCCATCGTCCTCTACGAGCCCTCGGAGATGCCCGGAACGCTCGGGCGACTCCGGCCGTTCATCGGGAACGTCGGCACGACGCCGCCGGTCGAGATGCCGGACTCGCACAACGCCGGCGACTTCGGGCAGTATCTCATCGGAGCCGACCACGACTGGGGTCTCGAGAGCGAGGAAGACCTCGGCCAGCGGACGGATGGCCACATGGACGTCTCCGAGGTACGGGCCGGTGCGACGCTAATCTGCCCGGTCAAGATCGACGGCGCGGGCGTCTACGTCGGCGACCTCCACGCGAACCAGGGCGACGGCGAACTCTCCTTGCACACGACAGACGTCAGCGGAACCGTTCGGATGGACGTCGAGGTCATCGAGGGGCTCGAGCTCGACGGCCCGATCCTCCTGCCCAACGCCGAGGACCTGCCGTACATCAGCGAACCGTACAGCGACGACGAACTCGAGACAGGTCGCGATCTCGCCGCCGACCACGGTGTCGACCTCGTCGAGGAGATGGGGCCGATCCAGGTCATCGGCTCCGGCGCGACGATCAACGACGCGACCCAGAACGCGTTCGACCGCGCCGGCGACCTCCTCGGCATGAGCGAGGGCGAAGTCCGGGCGCGGTGTACGTTCACCGGCGGCGTACAGGTCGGCCGACTCCCGGGCGTCGTGCAACTCGACGTGCTCGCCCCGATGGCCGTCCTCGAGGAGCGTGGCATCGCCCACCTCGTACGCGACCAGTACGATCTGTAG
- a CDS encoding formyltetrahydrofolate deformylase produces the protein MTTDITEITVVGDDDTGLVARVTSLLFERGLNIEDLDQAVRDGVFRMYLAVDTAEMVCTEEKLRADLHDLGDDLGLDVQVRFPADRETQQIAVLVTKESHCLEALFEAWANDDLGADIGVVIGNHDDLQPLAEHYDVPFHDIGIDGGQQDEEKLLELLAEYDVDLIVLARYMRILSPNVVFRYEDRIINVHPSLLPAFPGAEAYRQAIEEGVRVAGVTAHYVTTDLDQGPIITQRAFDVPDDADLAEVKRRGQPLEAEALLEAVRLHLNGDVSVHRGRTTVRENGDDYQLGLPGEIDEVTPDRPVDGIGSAVANDD, from the coding sequence ATGACGACCGATATCACCGAGATCACGGTCGTCGGAGACGACGACACCGGGCTGGTTGCCCGGGTGACGAGCCTCCTGTTCGAGCGCGGACTCAATATCGAGGACCTGGATCAGGCGGTCCGAGACGGCGTCTTCCGGATGTACCTGGCCGTCGACACCGCCGAGATGGTCTGTACCGAGGAGAAACTGCGGGCCGACCTCCACGACCTCGGCGACGACCTCGGACTCGACGTCCAGGTCCGGTTCCCCGCGGACCGCGAGACCCAGCAGATCGCCGTCCTGGTCACGAAAGAGAGCCACTGCCTCGAGGCGCTGTTCGAGGCCTGGGCCAACGACGACCTCGGTGCCGACATCGGCGTCGTCATCGGGAACCACGACGACCTCCAGCCGCTTGCCGAACACTACGACGTCCCGTTCCACGACATCGGTATCGACGGCGGCCAGCAGGACGAGGAGAAACTGCTCGAGTTGCTCGCCGAGTACGACGTCGACCTGATCGTCCTCGCGCGGTACATGCGCATCCTCAGCCCGAACGTGGTCTTTCGCTACGAGGATCGCATCATCAACGTCCACCCCTCGCTGTTGCCCGCGTTCCCCGGCGCGGAGGCCTACCGGCAGGCCATCGAGGAGGGCGTCCGCGTCGCCGGCGTCACCGCTCACTACGTCACCACCGACCTGGATCAGGGGCCGATCATCACCCAGCGCGCCTTCGACGTCCCCGACGACGCCGACCTGGCGGAGGTCAAACGCCGTGGCCAGCCGCTCGAGGCCGAGGCGCTGCTCGAGGCGGTCCGCCTGCACCTGAACGGCGACGTCTCGGTCCACCGTGGCCGGACGACCGTCCGCGAGAACGGCGACGACTACCAGCTCGGGCTGCCCGGAGAGATCGACGAGGTCACGCCGGACCGTCCCGTCGACGGTATCGGGAGCGCCGTCGCGAACGACGACTGA
- a CDS encoding DUF7511 domain-containing protein, giving the protein MATRRSRPDPDRDDRLPADARVALERYEDAPDVCTIYDASIPARVATTWISAEEGSFVALEDAR; this is encoded by the coding sequence GTGGCGACACGTCGATCCCGACCCGATCCCGACCGCGACGACCGACTCCCGGCCGACGCTCGCGTCGCCCTCGAGCGATACGAGGACGCTCCCGACGTGTGCACGATCTACGACGCGTCGATCCCAGCCAGAGTGGCGACAACGTGGATCTCGGCCGAGGAAGGATCGTTCGTCGCACTCGAGGACGCACGGTGA